In Ovis aries strain OAR_USU_Benz2616 breed Rambouillet chromosome 14, ARS-UI_Ramb_v3.0, whole genome shotgun sequence, a single genomic region encodes these proteins:
- the SELENOW gene encoding selenoprotein W isoform X2, giving the protein MAVVVRVVYCGAUGYKPKYLQLKKKLEDEFPSRLDICGEGTPQVTGFFEVFVAGKLVHSKKGGDGYVDTESKFLKLVAAIKAALAQA; this is encoded by the exons TGGCGCTTGAGGCTACAAGCCCAAG TATCTTCAGCTCAAGAAGAAGTTAGAAGATGAGTTCCCTAGCCGTTTGGACATC TGCGGCGAGGGGACTCCCCAGGTCACCGGCTTCTTTGAAGTGTTCGTAGCGGGAAAGCTGGTTCACTCCAAGAAG ggaggcgATGGCTACGTGGACACAGAGAGCAAGTTTCTGAAGCTGGTGGCCGCCATCAAAGCCGCTTTGGCTCAGGCCTGA
- the SELENOW gene encoding selenoprotein W isoform X1, protein MAVVVRVVYCGAUGYKPKYLQLKKKLEDEFPSRLDICGEGTPQVTGFFEVFVAGKLVHSKKTSNRGPAPLGRRFMTGRTEMSLGRLVLP, encoded by the exons TGGCGCTTGAGGCTACAAGCCCAAG TATCTTCAGCTCAAGAAGAAGTTAGAAGATGAGTTCCCTAGCCGTTTGGACATC TGCGGCGAGGGGACTCCCCAGGTCACCGGCTTCTTTGAAGTGTTCGTAGCGGGAAAGCTGGTTCACTCCAAGAAG ACCAGTAACCGTGGCCCAGCCCCTCTCGGCAGACGCTTCATGACAGGAAGGACTGAAATGTCTCTTGGACGCCTGGTCCTTCCCTGA